A DNA window from Drosophila pseudoobscura strain MV-25-SWS-2005 chromosome 2, UCI_Dpse_MV25, whole genome shotgun sequence contains the following coding sequences:
- the LOC117183494 gene encoding uncharacterized protein produces the protein MEGEPVNPSVCILCGEEFGSLQLYKTRCGHEFHKACIVPYSKENAKCPRCGRVTFELQGGASVSGTQTAKQQAGSKEKASGTPATGSANNNPGSASVDGGNIGIMITQAVRAMQNDLLTQLSEQMAQIIQTNVAAHLQLTGRDQHARNIAPDHSSQGQEAGGGRESAGFYREGRDTPRSLASDLSQRPDKVVHIMNGWKLRFSGDAEGISVDNFIYRVEALTHATLESNFAVLCSNASILFDGKAREFFWRFHKSVVVVRWDVLCQALKKQFRDTRTDVDIREAIRDRKQKEKEGFDAFYDAIVQLMDSLESPLSEKSVVDILRRNLRPEVRHELLNIKITSVGELREICRRRESFLEDVRRNYGYQKSVPFRRQVAELVEEHMSDDATEFSEGEGEAEIGALALVCWNCHKEGHRYQDCESKRKIFCYGCGIPNIYKPACEKCQKKNGRASTQPRQLQSVRRQKSANPDASQ, from the coding sequence ATGGAGGGAGAACCTGTAAATCCGTCCGTTTGCATTCTGTGTGGGGAAGAGTTTGGATCCCTGCAGTTATACAAGACCAGGTGTGGCCACGAGTTTCATAAAGCTTGCATCGTCCCCTACTCGAAGGAAAATGCTAAATGTCCCAGATGTGGAAGAGTCACTTTTGAGTTGCAAGGCGGCGCATCGGTTTCGGGCACGCAAACCGCCAAACAGCAGGCAGGAAGCAAAGAAAAAGCTTCAGGCACCCCAGCGACGGGATCAGCAAATAATAATCCAGGTTCAGCTTCAGTTGATGGCGGGAATATAGGAATCATGATTACCCAAGCAGTGCGAGCCATGCAAAACGACCTTTTAACCCAGTTGTCGGAGCAGATGGCGCAAATAATACAAACCAATGTCGCTGCGCATCTTCAACTGACTGGCCGGGATCAACACGCTCGAAATATAGCTCCAGACCATAGTTCGCAGGGTCAGGAAGCAGGCGGAGGCCGAGAATCGGCAGGATTTTACAGAGAGGGCAGAGACACTCCTAGAAGTTTAGCTTCCGATCTGTCCCAAAGGCCGGACAAAGTCGTACATATTATGAATGGTTGGAAGCTACGATTTAGCGGGGATGCGGAAGGAATTAGCGTTGATAATTTTATCTATAGGGTAGAAGCTCTCACTCATGCAACGCTGGAAAGCAACTTTGCGGTGCTATGTAGCAACGCTAGCATCCTCTTTGACGGAAAGGCTCGGGAATTCTTTTGGAGGTTTCATAAGTCAGTGGTAGTAGTCCGATGGGATGTGCTTTGTCAGGCATTAAAGAAACAGTTCCGAGACACTCGCACGGATGTGGACATTCGAGAGGCGATCAGGGACCGGAagcagaaagaaaaagaagggTTCGATGCCTTTTATGATGCCATAGTCCAGCTAATGGATAGTTTAGAGTCTCCCTTGTCAGAAAAGTCTGTGGTAGACATATTGCGAAGAAATTTGAGGCCCGAAGTAAGGCACGAGTTGCTCAACATAAAAATAACTTCGGTTGGGGAGCTCAGGGAAATATGCAGACGAAGAGAGAGTTTCCTGGAGGACGTGAGACGGAATTATGGTTATCAAAAGAGTGTTCCTTTCCGTAGGCAAGTAGCTGAGTTGGTGGAGGAGCACATGTCTGATGACGCAACGGAGTTTTCCGAAGGTGAGGGCGAAGCCGAAATAGGAGCGTTGGCCTTGGTATGCTGGAACTGCCATAAGGAAGGACATCGGTACCAGGATTGCGAATCCAAACGCAAGATCTTTTGCTATGGGTGTGGCATTCCAAACATTTACAAACCAGCTTGCGAAAAATGTCAGAAAAAAAACGGCAGGGCGAGCACACAGCCTCGTCAGCTTCAGAGTGTGCGTCGCCAAAAATCCGCGAACCCAGACGCCAGCCAGTAG